A genomic region of Methanobacterium sp. SMA-27 contains the following coding sequences:
- a CDS encoding cation diffusion facilitator family transporter codes for MEKEKPILGYDKFLMMAIIKEGPLSLEELWEKSMLFLSLIWYQQLPGKGQPLMERLFFKATRLRSELEEVRNDKSNHGAEIEMDKLIKKGWINLNKDDKYELTKEGLSQAKIYRQNIKKEAAMVDKELKPSTTAMNTTFLDAFLAFLKLGGGLISGSMGLIADGSDATMDTVEAILVWLGIKYHREKLSTLLVVAGLFIAAITVLFDSITHLLATFGGHAEPITMPYLVIAVEGVAILSAFFLFYYQRFVGKINNSLTLISQSVDSKNHIFIGSSVIIGAIFAIYGVYFVDALIGLFVGAGIFRDAVSLLREAIFAERGGEEDYSKEYKLPLQECWEENRLIAFRNWILYLLWEDQQRTRKEIISSLHSTFHPDNYIPVLSELKATGSEPYDFDNKFKNLIKPLIEEELLIEEIEEYLLTEKGEEHLKNFINSFNNYDVRRSDALLLAMARDEKEDN; via the coding sequence ATGGAAAAAGAAAAACCTATTTTAGGGTATGATAAATTTTTGATGATGGCCATTATAAAGGAAGGTCCACTCAGTTTGGAGGAATTATGGGAAAAATCCATGTTATTTTTATCTTTGATCTGGTACCAGCAGTTACCTGGAAAAGGCCAGCCACTTATGGAAAGATTATTTTTCAAAGCTACTCGTTTACGCTCAGAACTGGAAGAGGTTAGAAATGATAAGTCTAATCATGGTGCTGAAATTGAAATGGATAAATTAATCAAAAAGGGTTGGATTAATCTAAATAAAGATGATAAATATGAATTAACCAAGGAAGGATTGAGTCAAGCTAAAATATATCGACAAAATATAAAAAAAGAGGCTGCTATGGTAGATAAGGAATTAAAACCTTCCACCACAGCTATGAATACAACATTTTTAGATGCATTCCTTGCGTTTCTTAAACTAGGTGGTGGATTAATAAGCGGTAGTATGGGTTTAATTGCCGATGGAAGTGATGCCACCATGGATACAGTCGAAGCTATCTTGGTTTGGCTGGGAATTAAATATCATCGAGAAAAATTAAGCACACTTCTAGTTGTAGCAGGATTATTTATTGCAGCCATTACAGTATTATTTGATTCCATCACCCATTTATTAGCGACATTTGGAGGACATGCAGAACCCATAACTATGCCTTATCTAGTTATAGCTGTTGAAGGAGTGGCTATATTATCTGCGTTTTTCCTTTTTTATTACCAACGTTTCGTTGGGAAAATCAACAATAGTTTAACTTTAATATCACAATCTGTAGATAGTAAAAATCATATTTTCATTGGTTCATCGGTTATTATAGGTGCCATTTTCGCAATTTACGGTGTTTACTTTGTTGATGCTCTAATCGGATTATTCGTAGGGGCAGGTATATTTAGAGATGCTGTAAGTTTACTTCGAGAAGCTATATTTGCTGAGAGAGGTGGAGAAGAAGATTACTCCAAAGAGTACAAACTTCCATTACAAGAATGTTGGGAAGAAAACAGATTAATAGCATTCAGAAACTGGATACTATACCTTTTATGGGAAGACCAGCAAAGAACACGCAAAGAAATAATTTCTTCACTCCATAGTACTTTCCATCCAGACAACTATATCCCTGTACTTAGTGAGCTCAAAGCTACTGGTTCAGAACCTTATGATTTCGATAATAAATTTAAAAATCTCATAAAACCATTAATAGAAGAAGAACTTTTAATTGAAGAAATAGAAGAGTACCTTCTAACCGAAAAAGGTGAGGAACACCTCAAAAATTTCATAAATAGCTTCAATAACTATGATGTGCGTCGTTCTGATGCCCTACTATTGGCTATGGCCCGAGATGAGAAGGAGGATAACTAA
- a CDS encoding tetratricopeptide repeat protein, with product MPKHPGEWNNEGIAFFENGQYNEAIKCYDKALEIDPNFIQALNNKGNVLRILKKYREALDVFNKAISKDENNTELLVNLGAVYYDMEDYSSAIECYNKALTINPENTNALTNKGAAFANSGDLEAGMKCFNEALKINPLDVNARINRDKLRDFLVGRN from the coding sequence ATGCCCAAACATCCTGGAGAATGGAATAACGAAGGAATTGCCTTTTTTGAGAATGGCCAGTATAATGAAGCAATAAAATGCTATGATAAAGCATTGGAAATTGATCCAAATTTTATTCAAGCTCTTAACAACAAGGGAAATGTTTTAAGAATACTTAAAAAATATAGGGAAGCTTTAGATGTATTCAATAAAGCTATTTCTAAGGATGAGAATAATACAGAACTCTTGGTTAATTTGGGGGCGGTATATTATGATATGGAAGATTATTCTTCTGCAATTGAATGTTATAACAAAGCACTAACCATAAATCCGGAAAATACCAATGCTCTTACTAACAAAGGAGCAGCATTTGCTAATTCTGGAGACCTAGAAGCGGGCATGAAATGCTTTAATGAAGCTTTAAAAATTAATCCTTTAGATGTTAATGCAAGAATAAATAGGGATAAGCTCAGAGATTTTTTAGTTGGTAGAAATTAA
- a CDS encoding methanogen output domain 1-containing protein, translating into MFLVPEEKILVIEDENITALEIQTKLEGWGYEVVGLAGSGEEAIQISNEKGTDLILADIVLRGDMDGIDAVERISQRFDVPVIYLTAHADADTFERAKLTRPSGYVIKPFDDTELKYSIEIALLRRDFQHKTKEFEEKERMSTVKDFMLSSTPALTSQIRIEDTASFLREFAKFFEDNMKVKFKRELKVQHDFIDDPEYLRKVQSEYIAWMAHMFSNLGYSVETSADEFRVVECLWGPKIKDNKIYCLMCKAMAELTLKWASIDGKIAHSYLLGPNPPRCKFSIEY; encoded by the coding sequence GTGTTTCTAGTTCCTGAAGAAAAAATTCTAGTAATTGAAGATGAGAATATTACTGCCCTTGAAATACAGACTAAGCTTGAAGGCTGGGGTTACGAAGTAGTAGGACTCGCAGGATCTGGAGAAGAAGCTATTCAGATATCAAATGAAAAAGGTACAGATCTTATTCTGGCAGATATTGTGTTAAGAGGAGATATGGATGGAATAGATGCTGTGGAACGTATTTCACAACGTTTTGATGTACCTGTTATATACCTGACTGCACATGCAGATGCAGATACTTTTGAAAGGGCCAAATTGACTAGACCCTCAGGTTATGTTATAAAACCTTTTGATGATACAGAACTTAAATACAGTATAGAAATAGCTCTTTTAAGAAGAGATTTTCAACACAAAACCAAAGAATTTGAAGAAAAAGAACGTATGAGTACTGTAAAAGACTTCATGTTGAGTTCTACACCTGCACTCACATCTCAGATACGAATAGAAGATACAGCAAGTTTTTTACGAGAATTTGCCAAGTTTTTTGAGGATAATATGAAGGTAAAATTTAAGAGAGAACTTAAAGTTCAACATGATTTTATTGATGATCCTGAATATTTAAGAAAGGTTCAATCTGAATATATTGCCTGGATGGCTCATATGTTTTCAAACTTAGGCTACAGTGTGGAAACAAGCGCAGATGAATTTAGAGTTGTCGAATGCTTGTGGGGTCCAAAAATAAAGGATAATAAAATATACTGCCTAATGTGTAAGGCAATGGCAGAACTCACATTAAAATGGGCAAGTATAGATGGAAAAATTGCACATAGCTATCTTTTAGGTCCTAATCCTCCTAGATGTAAATTTTCAATTGAATATTAA
- a CDS encoding DUF6282 family protein, with protein MTKLKNEYHIKEFSDEDYPLKNLSDTHIHTSPDIKPRLQTDIGAVLSAKNEKMHSIVLKSHLEPTSGRAIIASEVASFPVFGGVVLNNSVGGLNPEAVKASAEIGGRFVWFPTVSYPTMEMDWVKIEEILHVVAENNMVIGTGHMKPSDIFSLIDMAKTLGIWKIIVNHPLTGVVGATIDEQVEMASYAYLEHCFVACMEMHDNLDPMIIGDSIKEIGAKRCLMATDFGQIHNPLPVNGLKMFISTMFEYGISMDEIKLMCGVNPQKLILG; from the coding sequence ATGACGAAGTTAAAAAACGAGTATCATATTAAGGAATTTTCTGATGAAGACTATCCACTGAAGAACCTTTCAGATACACATATTCATACAAGTCCGGATATTAAACCCAGATTACAAACAGATATTGGAGCTGTTTTGAGTGCTAAAAATGAGAAAATGCATTCAATAGTTTTAAAATCTCATTTAGAACCAACATCAGGTAGGGCAATCATTGCTTCTGAAGTGGCTAGCTTTCCAGTTTTTGGGGGTGTGGTACTCAATAATAGTGTTGGAGGATTAAATCCCGAAGCTGTCAAAGCTTCCGCTGAAATTGGAGGTAGATTTGTTTGGTTTCCAACAGTTTCATATCCAACCATGGAAATGGATTGGGTTAAGATTGAAGAGATATTGCATGTAGTTGCTGAAAATAACATGGTTATTGGAACGGGACATATGAAACCATCAGATATATTTAGTTTGATAGATATGGCTAAGACTCTGGGAATTTGGAAGATAATTGTTAATCATCCATTAACTGGAGTAGTTGGTGCAACTATAGATGAACAAGTGGAAATGGCTAGTTATGCTTATTTAGAACACTGTTTTGTTGCTTGTATGGAGATGCACGATAACCTCGATCCAATGATAATTGGAGATTCAATAAAGGAAATTGGTGCAAAGAGATGTTTAATGGCTACAGATTTTGGTCAAATCCATAACCCTCTTCCTGTTAATGGTTTGAAGATGTTTATTAGTACCATGTTTGAATATGGTATTTCAATGGATGAGATTAAATTAATGTGTGGTGTGAATCCACAGAAACTTATACTGGGCTAA
- a CDS encoding FumA C-terminus/TtdB family hydratase beta subunit — protein MNVKLETPISSEETANLRIGDIVYISGTIYTARDSAHKRMVEKGSPIDIKGSVIFHAGPIIKKTDDKYDMIAVGPTTSTRMNPYEHKILDMGAGLIVGKGGMDEETSKALVRNKKAYLSAVGGCAALYVKSVVKVNSVHWLDLGVPEAVWELEVKEFGPLIVTMDSTGGNLYDEVKKRVSY, from the coding sequence ATGAATGTGAAACTTGAAACCCCAATTTCATCGGAGGAAACAGCAAATTTAAGGATTGGAGATATTGTTTACATCTCAGGAACCATTTATACTGCAAGAGACAGTGCCCATAAAAGAATGGTTGAAAAAGGATCTCCAATTGATATTAAAGGTTCTGTTATTTTTCATGCAGGTCCTATAATAAAAAAAACAGATGATAAATACGATATGATTGCTGTTGGCCCTACAACAAGCACTAGGATGAATCCATATGAACATAAAATCTTAGACATGGGTGCAGGGCTTATTGTTGGAAAGGGTGGTATGGATGAAGAGACTTCAAAGGCTCTGGTTAGAAATAAAAAAGCATACCTATCAGCAGTTGGTGGATGTGCAGCACTATATGTTAAATCAGTGGTGAAGGTTAACAGTGTTCACTGGCTTGATCTTGGTGTTCCTGAAGCAGTTTGGGAACTGGAAGTTAAAGAATTTGGGCCATTAATTGTTACAATGGATTCAACAGGGGGAAACCTCTATGACGAAGTTAAAAAACGAGTATCATATTAA